A DNA window from Lutra lutra chromosome 8, mLutLut1.2, whole genome shotgun sequence contains the following coding sequences:
- the LOC125107211 gene encoding LOW QUALITY PROTEIN: olfactory receptor 6C2-like (The sequence of the model RefSeq protein was modified relative to this genomic sequence to represent the inferred CDS: inserted 1 base in 1 codon): protein MRNQTALPTFILLGLTEDPRLKILLFIFLFLSYMLSISGNLTIITXTLIDSHLKTPMYLFLQNFSFLEISFTTACVPRFLYSISSGDKSITYNACASQLLFTDLFAVTEFFLLATMSYDRYVAICKPLHYLTIMSNRVCKNFILFCWVTALIIILPPISLGLGLEFCDSNIIDHFCCDASPILKISCSDTWLIEQMVIVCAVLTFIITLMCIVLSYIYIIWTILRFPSAQQRKKAFSTCSSHMIVVSITYGSCIFIYVKPSAKDEVAINKGISLLITSVSPMLNPFIYTLRNKQVKQAFHDSIKKIAFLSMM from the exons ATGAGAAACCAAACAGCACTACCAACTTTCATCTTGCTGGGACTGACAGAGGACCCTCGACTGAAAATTTTGctctttatctttctatttctttcctacaTGCTGAGTATATCTGGAAACCTAACCATCATCA TCACTCTGATTGATTCCCACCTTAAAACACCAATGTACCTTTTCCTCCAAAATTTCTCCTTCTTAGAAATTTCATTCACAACTGCTTGTGTCCCCAGATTCTTATATAGCATATCATCTGGGGACAAGTCCATTACCTATAATGCTTGTGCCAGTCAACTGTTGTTTACAGACCTCTTTGCAGTAACAGAATTTTTTCTCCTGGCCACCAtgtcctatgaccgctatgtaGCCATCTGCAAACCCCTACATTACCTGACCATCATGAGCAATAGAGTTTGCAAGAACTTCATCCTCTTCTGTTGGGTCACAGCACTGATCATCATTCTCCCACCAATTAGTCTAGGTTTGGGCCTGGAATTCTGTGATTCAAACATCATTGATCATTTTTGTTGTGATGCATCTCCTATCCTGAAGATCTCTTGCTCAGACACATGGTTGATAGAACAGATGGTTATCGTCTGTGCTGTGTTGACCTTCATCATCACCCTCATGTGTATAGTTCTTTCCTACATTTATATCATTTGGACCATTCTAAGGTTTccctctgcccagcaaaggaaaaaggCCTTTTCCACTTGTTCTTCCCACATGATTGTTGTTTCCATTACTTATGGCAGCTGCATCTTCATTTATGTCAAACCTTCAGCCAAGGATGAGGTAGCTATTAATAAAGGGATTTCACTTCTTATTACTTCTGTATCACCAATGTTGAATCCCTTTATTTACACACTGAGAAACAAGCAAGTGAAGCAAGCTTTCCAtgactcaattaaaaaaattgcattcCTCTCAATGATGTAA